From Thermoanaerobaculia bacterium, one genomic window encodes:
- a CDS encoding prepilin-type N-terminal cleavage/methylation domain-containing protein: protein MNGKTRGFTLIELIVVVTIIGILAAMAIPAMRQAPIRAKEAALKHNLFTLRNVIDQYYADHAAYPQGLEDLVSEGYLRAIPIDPITEQTDWEVIYMEEEDADDWSAGGDFAPPGIWDVHSASGDIALDGTPYAEW from the coding sequence ATGAATGGTAAAACCAGGGGATTCACCCTGATTGAACTTATTGTAGTCGTCACCATCATCGGGATTCTGGCCGCGATGGCCATTCCCGCCATGCGGCAGGCCCCTATACGTGCCAAGGAAGCCGCATTGAAGCACAACCTCTTCACTCTCAGAAATGTCATCGATCAGTACTATGCCGATCACGCCGCCTACCCCCAGGGACTTGAGGACCTGGTATCGGAAGGGTACCTCCGTGCGATTCCCATCGACCCCATTACGGAGCAGACCGATTGGGAAGTCATTTATATGGAAGAGGAAGATGCAGACGACTGGAGCGCCGGGGGTGATTTTGCCCCTCCCGGCATCTGGGATGTCCACAGCGCTTCAGGAGACATAGCCCTGGATGGAACGCCCTACGCGGAGTGGTGA
- a CDS encoding type II secretion system protein codes for MERPTRSGERGYTLVVCMIVAALVVIALTAAAEVWSHVVQREAEEELIFRGNQYVEAIRIHMQRHGRQPLKLDDLMKTGPGKPRCIRRLYEDPITRSEKWGLIFADGRRWPPQPVPAGGTPLPGQPTQPGQSPGGLSGLQESEIEFTSIGSPLDEGSAAPAGPIVGVFSTSRDESIREYNGRRHYNEWEFSLLQQGQQGGVGQAPGGGRPMPGQGGGNPPGTGGGGSGGIETKP; via the coding sequence ATGGAACGCCCTACGCGGAGTGGTGAACGGGGATATACCCTCGTCGTATGCATGATTGTCGCGGCCCTGGTGGTTATTGCTCTTACCGCGGCCGCGGAAGTATGGAGCCATGTCGTCCAGCGGGAAGCGGAAGAAGAACTGATATTCCGGGGCAACCAGTACGTTGAAGCCATTCGCATTCACATGCAGAGACACGGCCGCCAGCCCCTGAAGCTGGACGACCTGATGAAAACCGGGCCCGGGAAACCCCGCTGTATCCGGAGACTCTACGAAGATCCCATCACACGCTCAGAGAAATGGGGCCTGATCTTTGCAGACGGAAGACGGTGGCCGCCTCAGCCTGTTCCCGCAGGAGGAACTCCGCTTCCGGGACAACCTACTCAGCCCGGTCAGTCACCGGGCGGCCTCAGCGGTCTGCAGGAATCGGAGATCGAATTCACCTCCATCGGTTCCCCCCTGGACGAGGGATCTGCGGCACCCGCAGGCCCGATCGTGGGTGTCTTTTCCACCTCAAGAGATGAAAGCATCCGGGAATATAACGGTCGAAGACATTACAACGAATGGGAGTTCAGTCTGCTTCAGCAGGGACAGCAGGGAGGTGTCGGTCAGGCACCGGGTGGCGGGCGTCCCATGCCCGGTCAGGGCGGCGGCAATCCTCCGGGAACCGGAGGCGGAGGGTCTGGAGGGATCGAGACCAAGCCGTAA
- a CDS encoding type II secretion system protein: MPKICCGRSLQAALRFRRGYSLAELVMVCALIAILSAMAVPIAKFSIQRHKEIELRYQLRKMRTAIDEYKKLWDQFHFPVEIGSEGYPETLEKLVEGVEINMKTYKFLRRIPVDPMTGEAEWGMRSLQDDFDSDSWGGENVYDVYSLSGSKALDGSYYHEW; this comes from the coding sequence ATGCCAAAGATATGCTGTGGCCGATCTCTGCAAGCGGCATTACGGTTCCGTAGGGGATATTCCCTTGCGGAACTGGTGATGGTCTGTGCGCTCATCGCCATTCTCTCCGCCATGGCCGTACCGATCGCAAAGTTCTCTATCCAGAGGCACAAGGAGATCGAACTCCGCTACCAGCTTAGAAAGATGCGGACGGCCATCGATGAATATAAAAAATTGTGGGATCAGTTCCACTTCCCCGTGGAAATCGGTTCGGAAGGATACCCTGAAACCCTGGAAAAACTTGTGGAAGGGGTAGAAATCAACATGAAAACCTACAAGTTCCTGCGACGCATCCCTGTCGATCCCATGACAGGGGAAGCGGAGTGGGGGATGCGGTCCCTTCAGGATGATTTCGACTCCGATTCCTGGGGAGGTGAAAATGTTTACGACGTTTATTCTCTTTCCGGGTCAAAAGCCCTCGACGGGAGCTATTACCATGAATGGTAA